One window of the Eschrichtius robustus isolate mEscRob2 chromosome 13, mEscRob2.pri, whole genome shotgun sequence genome contains the following:
- the MGAT4C gene encoding alpha-1,3-mannosyl-glycoprotein 4-beta-N-acetylglucosaminyltransferase C — translation MFKFHQVKHIFDTLDKMRCLRKRSTVSFLGVLVIFLLFMNLYIEDSYVMEGDKQLVRETFTHQLNPERYVHTFKDLSNFSGAINVTYRFLAVMPLQRKRFLTIGLSSVRRKKGNYLLETIKSIFEQSSYEELKEISVVVHLADFNSSWRDVMLQDITQKFAHHIIAGRLMVIHAPEEYYPILSGLKRNYNDPEDRVRFRSKQNVDYAFLLNFCANISDYYVMLEDDIRCSKNFFTAIKKVITSLEGTYWVTLEFSKLGYIGKLYHSHDLPRLAHFLLMFYQEMPCDWLLTHFRGLLAQKNVIRFKPSLFQHMGYYSSYKGTENKLKDDDFEEEPFDIPDNPPASLYTNMSVFENYDASKAYSSVDEYFWGKSPSTGDVFVIIFENPIVIKRIKVNTGTEDRQNDILHHGALDVGGDIRYFKQNRQCVTYIRLGEFKNGNFEVSDVNQKIPFDIHCMRIYVTKTQKEWLIIRSISIWTS, via the exons ATGTTTAAATTTCACCAAGTGAAACATATTTTTGATACACTAGATAAAATGCGATGCCTGCGAAAACGTTCTACGGTCTCATTCTTGGGAGTTCttgtcattttccttctgtttatGAACTTGTACATTGAAGATAGCTACGTTATG GAAGGAGACAAACAACTTGTAAGGGAAACATTTACACATCAACTGAATCCTGAACGCTATGTGCATACTTTCAAAGATTTATCTAATTTCTCAGGAGCCATCAATGTCACCTATCGCTTCTTAGCTGTCATGCCTTTACAAAGAAAGC GGTTTCTTACAATTGGACTTTCATCAGTGAGacgaaaaaaaggaaattatttactTGAGACAATCAAGTCAATTTTTGAGCAATCCAGCTACGAAGAGTTGAAGGAAATTTCAGTGGTGGTTCATCTAGCTGACTTTAATTCATCCTGGCGTGATGTCATGTTACAGGATATTACACAGAAATTTGCCCACCATATTATTGCAGGAAGATTAATGGTTATACATGCTCCAGAGGAATATTACCCAATCCTGAGTGGCCTTAAAAGAAATTACAATGATCCAGAAGACAGAGTGAGATTTCGTTCCAAGCAAAATGTAGATTATgcttttttgcttaatttttgtGCCAATATTTCAGACTATTATGTAATGCTTGAAGATGATATTCGTTGTTCAAAAAATTTCTTTACTGCCATCAAGAAAGTCATTACATCCCTAGAAGGAACTTACTGGGTAACCCTTGAGTTCTCTAAGCTTGGCTATATTGGAAAACTTTATCATTCTCATGATCTCCCACGTTTGGCAcattttttattaatgttttatcaaGAAATGCCTTGTGATTGGCTACTGACTCATTTCCGCGGTCTGTTGGCTCAGAAAAATGTGATTCGTTTTAAACCATCTCTCTTTCAGCACATGGGTTATTACTCATCATATAAAGGAACTGAGAATAAGCTGAAAGATGATGATTTTGAAGAGGAGCCATTTGATATCCCAGATAACCCTCCTGCAAGTCTATATACCAACATGAGTGTTTTTGAAAATTATGATGCAAGCAAGGCTTATAGTAGTGTTGATGAATACTTTTGGGGAAAATCACCATCAACAGGAGATGTCTTTGTGATTATATTTGAAAATCCGATTGTAATCAAAAGAATTAAAGTGAATACTGGAACAGAAGATCGACAAAATGACATTTTGCATCATGGAGCCCTAGATGTTGGAGGAGATATtagatattttaaacaaaatagacaatgTGTTACTTACATAAGACTAGGGGAATTCAAAAATGGAAACTTTGAAGTATCTGATGTAAATCAAAAAATTCCATTTGATATACATTGTATGAGGATATATGTTACCAAAACACAAAAAGAATGGCTGATTATTAGGAGTATTAGCATTTGGACTTCTTAG